tcagttacattttcttttaaattttgatatatttttgtgaacatacattaaattttcaaatatgtattagcTATAGACTGTCTTATTAAGTTACTCTAAATAGATAGGTATGGCCTAATAACCTACCAACTGATTTCCTCGCAGTAATCCGCATTTCagtgatattatttttagagaGACGTCAAGGctcgttatttttttaatggtgaATAGCCAACAACTTAAAAAGTAGCAAAAgttatgtaatatgtaatttaaaaatgatttttgtaGAGGTTATTTTTAGAAGAATTAAGTATTGTGTTAAGCGTTGAGTTAGGAAACAATGCTTGCCCCGGGGTAGAGcgaaaaatgcaaaaattatgATCAACGGTAGGACAAACATGCACTTCTTGCATTTAAAAGAAGTGTTGATGTTTGAAATAATAGTTAATCTTTCGAAAAGTTCGCACTCCTTTTCCTTGCTATTATGTTAATACGGCCAAATCTCCATGtgagttttaaaaaacacaAACCTTTTTCGAGCAATTCACAACGAACGACCCAAAGAAAACAGCCAAACGGCATTCATTCCTAGTGACATTGATTAGAACCTTTAAATCAATAGGTATCTTCTAATCTAACGATATcaatcttaggctgcatcatcacttaccatcagatgtgaTCGACTGCATGTTatctgttttaatttaaaaaaagggttTATTTTGGTTGGAGCTGAGTTACCTTGCTATTCACGGCGAGGCCGACGCCTCCCGCCACTGCAGAACCCTCACTCTCCGCCACCGCCACTTCACACACACGCAAGATCTCTCTCAAACAAACACCCACTGCACTATTTGaacttcaattcaattcaatttggAGTACGTGCACAACTGCAAAGTCGCTGCTGCGATCCCAAAACTATATTGATTGTACAACATAACAGCTGAGCATGCGCGTGAATGACTTTGCGAGGTTATTTGCTTTGTTGGGGTAGGCACCAGAAATCGTAAATTTTCAAGCCAACGTTCTACCGTACCAGCCGAAGTTTTCCCgaaatgaatatacaaaaaagttCAGATGAAAGATTAAATTGACTAGTTACTGCtattcgcggattatagcaaataaaacATACCTAATATTCGTTATAGGTAGGTCTATCATGGATCTTTACAAAGTAGGTAAAACCCCGgttctattaaatattaagttttcaATGTTCTTCCCTATGGATAAGGATAAGGATAAGGCAAAAGATCTAAATATAATCTGCCAATTGAAGATTTTGAATTAGATTCGTTATTAGACAGGTAAACTCATGCGTTAAAGTACCTAGGTACGTAATACCATCCGATCGAAGCTGCGATAGTCAACAATGGAAAAATCGTTGAACCCCAAAAGCCACCTAGCTAAATACGAATGACTGCTGACAAAATAGGTACCTATGTGATTTTATCAGACTAATTTAACGCGAAACATTGCAATATTCTAATAAGACAGTCAGATAGACTAGGTACACCTACTAGATACGAGTAAAACCGCAGGCTAGGACTAGTCCATATGGCTGCTATCAAAGTTCGTTGAACTGATTGCAATAATATTACAACAAAAACTAGACGTAAAGTGAATCGATTCAGCGGtgcaaaaaatataagtaatttgcTGCGAGTAAGTAACTAGGTTCATATCTAACAAAGAAGACTTAATTGTATCGAAATTATTCAATACTTACATAAAATTGATTATAATCAATTGTAGATTTCTGCTGATCTGCGAGttagagtttattatatataacctacctacctaaagcCGTAATGCGGAATTAGGATAGGCGAACTTAGGGTATCTATGGGGCAGTTTTTTAATCGCCCCTTGATTTTATTCTCAAACCTACGGAGAACTGTGGTACTGTTAAAGTCACTATTAATGGACATATTATCCTCCAGTTCGCCTAGAAAGTAGTTTGTTTAGGTTTTAATCAAAATGCATTTTCTATATAGTGGTGTGGCCCatagtggtgtgcatagaggttTCGACAATGGTAGGCATACAGTGAAAAACCCTCCTAAAATTTGTAGTGATAGTCAATTCTTTGCCGCATGTATGAATGACTGTGACGACGAATTGGTTACCaaaaataagtactatatagctatatatttCGCAAACGGATACCTGAATAGAAAAAATGGTTTTGATACAAGAGCAATATTTCAATAGACCTATGAAACCAACTACACTCTTTTAATGTAGCctaagatttaattttacttatttgtcGGCGTGACTAACATCTATATCCATGCCAATTAACAGCTTTCTAGTCTAGTACCTACTAAGTGTCTGAATTTAGCCACGAACGGACAGACATTGCGAAACTATATGGGTTACATGTTGACAACGGAAcccaaaaaaacacaaaataatagatatacatcatcgggcacgggtctccaaaAATGaagatttaggccgtagtctatcacgCTGCGCGTTGGCTAAATGCAGATTGGTGACTTCGCCTTTGAGAAGTttaatcacgatgttttctttcgccgttgaagcgagtgatattgcACTGGttagcgcagcgttggtcgatccccaacgaagtggacggacgacattaagcgcatcaaaagtggccgctggatccaagcgggacataaccgtggaatttggaactccctacaaaaggcctatgtccagcagtggacgtctatcggtagatatggtgatgatgatacacagctccgaaaagttagaggtgcgtgccggggatcgcaCTCTGTCCactcgaaagggaagccgaagccttatccGCTGAGCTGCCACCGCTCAATGtactatacaatatatttaggcaaaaaatatacctaaatgtAATGCTTATCCTCCTATACAAGTGCAATGCCCAATTATTATCTAAGTGGGTtaatctaataaatttaatgctcATACTTAGTTGATACGATGTGAGTAGGACACGAATGAGTTATGAGATGAACTTAGGCTGAGATCTTTAGAGCGTACTTTGTCTTTGCTCAGCCAAAGTAGCTAATAAAAGGAGACAGATTTATGTCGAACACATATCGTTGTCtcgttttaactgtttcttaagGTTGAGATAAGGCTAGTGTTATGCCTAAGACTAGTACCCTAGATAGACGTTTGCGAGCATCGAAACACTGTAAGTCGAAGTAAAATGGCACTTATAAACCTTGCGTTTGAGATCAAATTTGTCAAAACTACTAAAGGTTCTCTTGGCAGTGCTGCCGGGATTAAAAAGTTTTAGCTCTCTGGGCAAAGCGGGCAGGATTAGTAATTCTAAAGCGAGTAAGATAAGGTCCACATTACTTTGACGTAGTTCGGAAATCTCTCTGGGCAGGATTAGCAACTCTAAAGCGAATTAAATAAGGTCCACTTTACTTTCATGTAAAACGATTCGATACTCTTAACCGACTCGCATGATAGCGAACGTTAAAAGCATAAACTAAGGGTACTGGTACTAGCTTGATAATCTACCACACCAAAAATATCCTTTGTCATTTTTGAATCATCAAAGGATGGTAATGCAACTACTAACCTTTTTCAATGCTGATTTATAGATGATAATTGGCGAGGTCGTACGAGAATTTGATAAGCCAATAACTACATTCGTGAGACTATAGTACTCTGCCGGCAAATAATGAAAGTATTCTTATAACTGAAAATACAGCTAAATctgatgtttatatttttagggtttcgtacGTTAAGGGGTCGGGACGGGCCGGGCCAACGGGACCCGATTCCGAAGCCTCCGTTGTCCATCCGTTTGTCGCGAGCTGAATGTTATGAACCCTAAATAGGACATGAAATTTTCAGAGTGAGCATTTCGACTAACGCTCTAGCAACAAATAATTGGAAACTCTTtagtttcataaaataaacttatattttgCTCGATCTTAATACGCTTTATATAGCACCTTGGTACGGAACCCCTCTTATGAAAGCCCAACTCGCACGTAGgcgttttttaaaattataacatctaatttattttagttagtaaAATCAATATCtaaatgtgtttatattatttgaacatTTAAATCTATTTGTTCTAATAATATGAGACTAGATTGCAGTAGGTAGTAATTTCAAAAAGGCAACGATTCGCAATCGACCGATTTGTAAGATTTCTTTTACTGGCAGGggttttaaattgttttcaaacctagttgagagttgataaaaaaaatcgtttagagttgataaaaaaaacgtagCATCGTTTGCTATGTAGTTATAAAAcagtaatcaaaaataaatataataatgaataaattttatcaaatttttatttaaaagttgcaaaataaaaactcaaaaataaaaattcctttaaataaaccaacatacccaagtaaaaattaattttgtttttcatctCAATCTATTTCAAGTATGGTGATATATTGATTTGTGTAGAAGTTGGTTTtttgaaatgaatttttatgttaaacttaTTATCACATTTCTTTCATGCAATCTGCATTACATTGCATGTAAGAAGTGAAATTCCTCTTGTcacattgtttttattcatgATACAGTAATAAAATTCACAGGACACTTTCTCTCTCATtttcacattaattatttaatatagttaacactacatttaatattaaatagtgatatgataatattatttaataataaatttcattataaagTATATGGACATTGAAGACTTTTGGATATTTTGCCTGTGCATagaaaaaattttacttaaaactttaaataaaaacttatttatgaATGGGGTTTTTACTTGGAGTATTgatagatacttttttattatattagttcaatatattaaaagcaTGTTTCTAGCTAAATACTTACTTTGGAGCCAAGTAggcacaatattattttaaatacagaaGCTATACtatgattataaaataggtaggtaaatattatgtaaaaataaaaaaataacatcataaatattgcaaataagttactaaaacacatttttaaaattgtgaaaatgaattttaattcagcaaattttatactaaatgtataaatatgataaaatctAGATTTTGTTTTCACTACCTAAATAGACATCATGTTATAAAAAGTGTACAACTAAAACTAGTAGCTGATTAAACATCTTCATGTggcttatattattagtaagatCTTGTAAAAGCACATTATAAtggtatatattatacttaaataatagataaaaaataataatcaaagcaCATAGCTCACAACTGATGTTGAACTTCCAAACAACAATCTTCAATACAAATCTTAAACGTCTAGTAAACTTGAAACATTTAACGAGCAaactgaataaattattattcataataagaAACAAACTTAACAATATTGATAGCTCAAAGTAATATAATCTTTTAACAAGAGTTGACCGACCGCACTTAAGTTAATGTTGTAAATGGGAATACATCTCAGCactattttgataattttgataattgaTGTGTATCAATGAAAAAGGAGTCATTTTGTCTATTAATTAATGTACTGATATTGTAAAGAGAGTTAGGACAGTTTTTACATTATCTCTTTTGTGTTTTGAAACTAACAGATAGCGGCTGGCCCTGGAGCACATAACCATTTAATGCTTGTATCGCCATCGCTGCCTGGTCATAATTCCTCATTGTCACAAATCCAAAACCTTTACTCTTGTTAGTCTGATGATCTTTTATTATCTTAACTGATACAATAGCACCGTAGGGACCAAACAGTTGCCATAAAGTCAATTCTTCTACTTCAGgagcaatattataaatatatatcgaccATGTGCTCGGGGAGTTGTGATCTCCTATAGCACCCACATGATTAATCCATTGATAAGGCTTTATGAGGGAATTCTTAGAGaaattgttgttattgtttttatgtCTGTTGGGATTACTCTTATTGGCATACTTAACAGTTAGTGGGTGTAGAAAACCGGGTGGAGTGGAGCCATTGACGTTGTGAATGGCTCTCTCAGCTTCATACTGGTGTTCGTATAGCACGAAAGCTATACCCGAAGCGATGcgggaattaattattttaccgaATTGTGCGAATAGTCCATGTAAGTCTTGCAACGCCAGTTCATTGGGCAGGTTACATACGTAGAGGTTCCAGTCGGCTTCCGGTTTCGAGGGCGGTTTCAACTCTGGATTGAGTAAAGCGTGTG
The genomic region above belongs to Pararge aegeria chromosome 11, ilParAegt1.1, whole genome shotgun sequence and contains:
- the LOC120627687 gene encoding ELAV-like protein 2: MSESCQDGNCHGNNEFGPDESPTKLIVNYIPEVMTQDMMFSLFSTMGKLESCKLISNRGYGFVEYARPEDAIKARKAFNGLLMQNKTLKVSHALLNPELKPPSKPEADWNLYVCNLPNELALQDLHGLFAQFGKIINSRIASGIAFVLYEHQYEAERAIHNVNGSTPPGFLHPLTVKYANKSNPNRHKNNNNNFSKNSLIKPYQWINHVGAIGDHNSPSTWSIYIYNIAPEVEELTLWQLFGPYGAIVSVKIIKDHQTNKSKGFGFVTMRNYDQAAMAIQALNGYVLQGQPLSVSFKTQKR